In Nostoc sp. GT001, a genomic segment contains:
- a CDS encoding AraC family transcriptional regulator — translation MKETWISERRVIQLPGLTIDRHISAPNELEFPGCNHHLLCLLLSDHNQQKITHIGEQKSEKSQAKGDFWICPAKMSGVWAWESTDESLMFAIDPLFLSQTADEVGGLNENKVELLSTVNAHDPQIEAIARLFQAEFDTGGIGGNLYAESLIQVLIIHLLRQYCAFSPKMQPDVREMPNNRLRPVLDYIHSYLDRPLHLAELAEIVGMSQYYFCRLFKQSMGVAPYQYVLGQRMEKAKELLQQRKYAIAEIALLVGCTDQSRFTRHFKKYVGVTPRMFLKKK, via the coding sequence ATGAAGGAAACATGGATTTCTGAGCGCCGGGTGATTCAATTGCCTGGATTAACTATCGATCGCCATATCTCAGCACCGAACGAGCTTGAATTTCCTGGATGCAACCATCATCTGCTTTGTCTTTTGTTGAGCGACCATAATCAACAAAAAATCACTCATATCGGCGAACAAAAATCGGAAAAGTCTCAAGCTAAAGGAGATTTCTGGATTTGTCCTGCGAAGATGTCGGGGGTTTGGGCGTGGGAGAGTACCGATGAATCATTGATGTTTGCGATCGATCCATTGTTTTTGTCTCAAACGGCAGATGAAGTCGGGGGGCTGAATGAAAACAAAGTTGAATTGCTCAGTACGGTAAATGCCCACGATCCACAGATTGAAGCGATCGCTCGTTTGTTTCAAGCAGAATTTGACACGGGTGGAATCGGTGGAAATCTTTATGCCGAATCACTGATACAAGTGTTGATAATTCACTTGCTGCGACAATATTGTGCATTTTCACCAAAAATGCAGCCTGATGTGAGAGAGATGCCCAACAATCGACTCCGACCAGTGTTGGACTACATTCATAGCTATTTAGATCGACCGCTACATCTGGCTGAACTGGCAGAAATTGTGGGCATGAGTCAATATTATTTTTGCCGATTATTTAAACAGTCAATGGGTGTAGCGCCCTATCAATATGTGCTGGGGCAACGAATGGAAAAAGCTAAAGAACTATTGCAACAAAGAAAATATGCGATCGCAGAAATTGCTCTACTTGTTGGTTGTACAGATCAAAGTCGTTTTACAAGACATTTTAAAAAATATGTCGGAGTCACACCCAGGATGTTTTTAAAGAAAAAGTAA
- a CDS encoding DUF433 domain-containing protein: MRAKFSKQAMQTITDIGTLIVSTPGTCGGRPRIAGHRITVHNIAIDFNAGVKPEEIVVQRPQLMLAQVYAALAYYYANQQVIDREIAAEIEEYDRLEAEYTAKRQ, encoded by the coding sequence ATGAGAGCAAAATTTAGTAAACAAGCTATGCAAACAATTACCGATATTGGCACACTGATTGTCAGCACACCGGGAACCTGTGGTGGTCGCCCTCGGATTGCGGGACACCGGATTACGGTACATAATATTGCGATCGATTTCAACGCAGGCGTGAAACCGGAAGAGATAGTTGTCCAAAGACCACAGCTAATGTTGGCACAAGTTTATGCCGCGCTAGCTTACTACTATGCTAACCAGCAAGTAATTGACAGGGAGATTGCCGCAGAAATTGAAGAATACGACCGTTTGGAAGCTGAGTACACGGCGAAGAGACAGTGA
- a CDS encoding PAS domain-containing protein: MHIQKPATHESEAPLSVQDSQSFPEAKDLSLENLDPCQCSQAALQMALIASGLGLWDWNLVTDKTYYDPQWKSILGYKVDEIDNDYKSFEQLIHPQDLPRIRQVLHDYLQGCIPVFEVELRMLTKSGEWKWILTCGKVFQWDKFGKPVRMVGTHKDINQDKAMSTTVTERWSLSVAEMSRSAGCAYATQQYQLFEQLQTEIAQRQSTEDQVREKSQQLETTLEELKYTQKQLLQNQKMANLGQLVADMANEINNPVSFISGNLHPASKYAEDLIRIIELYQHHYPTPTPVITLHLQRLDLGFVKTEFLKLLWSMRVGSERVKDIVFALRNFSTSDESQMKKVDIHEGFNSVLRILQHRLKEKPDRAEIKVIKTFGELPLIECYPGELNQVFMNILTNAIDALEERMKYDDSFTPKILIHTEVISSHLSLVNNHEPWVNDKLLGKKHKVIIRIFDNGKGILPHIQRHIFEPFFTTKPIGKSQGLGLSISRQIIVEKHQGKLKCNSQLGQGTELVIEMNTTPRHYAAIRKHASF; the protein is encoded by the coding sequence ATGCATATCCAAAAACCCGCTACCCATGAATCGGAAGCTCCACTTTCAGTACAAGATTCTCAAAGTTTCCCCGAAGCCAAAGACTTATCTCTAGAAAATTTAGATCCTTGCCAATGCTCACAAGCCGCCTTACAAATGGCACTAATCGCTAGTGGCTTGGGGTTGTGGGATTGGAATCTGGTAACTGACAAAACCTATTACGATCCCCAGTGGAAAAGCATCCTGGGATATAAAGTAGACGAAATCGACAACGATTATAAATCCTTTGAACAACTTATACATCCACAGGATTTACCAAGAATTCGCCAGGTATTGCACGATTATCTCCAAGGATGCATACCTGTGTTTGAAGTCGAATTGCGAATGTTGACTAAATCCGGGGAGTGGAAGTGGATTTTGACTTGTGGCAAAGTATTTCAGTGGGATAAATTCGGTAAACCAGTGCGGATGGTGGGAACGCACAAGGATATTAATCAGGATAAGGCGATGTCTACGACGGTCACTGAGCGTTGGTCATTGAGCGTAGCCGAAATGAGCCGAAGTGCGGGCTGCGCCTACGCTACTCAACAATACCAACTATTTGAACAACTCCAAACCGAAATTGCTCAACGCCAGTCTACCGAAGACCAAGTTAGGGAAAAATCACAACAGCTAGAAACTACCCTCGAAGAACTCAAATATACCCAAAAGCAGTTATTGCAGAACCAGAAAATGGCTAATCTCGGTCAACTGGTGGCGGATATGGCTAACGAAATTAACAACCCCGTTAGCTTTATCTCCGGCAATCTCCATCCGGCTAGTAAATACGCTGAAGATTTAATCAGAATTATTGAACTTTACCAACATCACTATCCCACGCCTACCCCAGTTATTACCTTACATTTGCAACGCCTCGACCTTGGTTTCGTGAAGACAGAATTTTTAAAATTACTATGGTCAATGCGAGTCGGTTCTGAGCGCGTCAAAGATATTGTTTTCGCCTTGCGTAATTTTTCCACCTCTGACGAAAGTCAAATGAAAAAGGTTGACATACATGAAGGATTTAATAGTGTTCTCAGGATTTTGCAACATCGTCTCAAAGAAAAACCTGATAGAGCAGAGATTAAAGTAATTAAAACTTTTGGTGAATTACCTTTAATTGAGTGTTATCCTGGTGAACTAAATCAGGTATTCATGAACATCTTAACTAATGCTATTGATGCTTTAGAAGAGAGGATGAAGTATGATGATTCTTTTACTCCCAAAATTTTGATTCATACAGAAGTTATTAGCAGTCATTTATCATTGGTCAATAATCATGAACCTTGGGTAAATGACAAACTACTAGGGAAAAAACACAAAGTTATCATTCGCATTTTTGACAATGGCAAAGGTATACTTCCCCACATCCAAAGACATATATTTGAACCGTTTTTTACAACCAAACCAATAGGTAAAAGTCAAGGGCTAGGGCTATCAATTAGTCGGCAAATTATAGTTGAAAAACATCAAGGAAAACTTAAGTGTAATTCTCAATTAGGTCAAGGGACAGAGTTGGTGATTGAGATGAATACAACACCAAGACACTATGCCGCGATTAGAAAACACGCCAGCTTTTAG
- a CDS encoding sulfite exporter TauE/SafE family protein, translated as MNRPMLILGLALLVSFLPSQSAVAHIGHGSFLMQNLAQMTLSPSLMFSGIGIALVAGAGHALSPGHGKTMVAAYLVGSRGTPGQAVVLGLVTTLTHTISVFALGILALLLSQYILPEQLYPFLSLLSGLMVCSVGFWLLDRYFNPAPEHHHTHNDSEHHHTHNDRHHSANQVTLQSLLTLGIAGGLVPCPSALVLLLSAIALHQTAYGLILVCAFSVGLAVVLVTIGLVIIYAHQWLKRFSWVQPLQQYTPIISAIAVIIVGSVLMACAVI; from the coding sequence ATGAACAGGCCGATGCTGATTTTAGGTTTAGCATTGCTAGTTAGTTTCCTGCCGAGTCAATCAGCCGTGGCTCATATCGGACATGGTAGCTTTCTGATGCAAAATCTGGCTCAGATGACCCTCTCTCCATCTTTAATGTTCAGTGGTATTGGCATCGCTTTGGTGGCTGGAGCCGGACATGCTCTTTCACCTGGACACGGAAAAACGATGGTAGCAGCATATCTCGTTGGTTCGCGGGGCACTCCTGGGCAAGCAGTTGTGCTGGGATTGGTGACAACTCTTACCCACACAATCAGCGTTTTTGCACTGGGTATTCTAGCTTTATTATTATCTCAATATATTTTACCAGAGCAATTGTATCCATTTCTCAGTTTATTGAGCGGATTGATGGTCTGTAGTGTTGGTTTTTGGTTACTCGATCGCTATTTCAACCCCGCACCAGAACATCATCACACTCACAATGATTCTGAGCATCACCATACTCACAACGATCGCCATCATTCTGCAAATCAAGTTACATTACAGTCTCTTTTAACTTTGGGGATAGCTGGTGGTTTAGTTCCTTGCCCATCAGCGCTGGTATTATTGTTGAGTGCGATCGCACTTCACCAAACTGCATACGGTTTAATCTTGGTGTGTGCATTCAGTGTGGGATTGGCAGTTGTACTAGTAACCATTGGTTTAGTGATTATTTATGCTCACCAATGGCTGAAGCGTTTTTCATGGGTTCAACCATTGCAGCAGTATACGCCGATAATTAGTGCGATCGCAGTGATTATCGTAGGAAGTGTACTGATGGCTTGTGCTGTAATTTAG
- a CDS encoding bifunctional orotidine-5'-phosphate decarboxylase/orotate phosphoribosyltransferase, which translates to MNFFDKLNGNILQNQSLLFVGLDPNPEMMPGRYESEELIAGLEKWLQFIIAETSDYVCAYKPTLGFYEALGIPGLELLYKTLAAIPAHIPVILDAKHSDLNTSTIFAQTVFTQWQVDAITLSPYTGQDHVAPFLVYPDKAVFILCCTSNPGAEALQQYPTKESPLYLQVVKESKTWGTPEQLGLEVGTTNPEVLALIRAVAPERIIMARSIWAEGKNLKQILEAGLNSNGDGLLIPVPQDMLGNIQLSEEVQSLRAEINQIKTEIVHENSTCSVWFPDVCFLNQHPHQDLILQLYDLDCIMFGSFVQASGAIFPYYIDLRKIISNPQVFNQVLTAYEDILKNLNFDRLAGIPYGSLPTATGLALRLHCPMIFPRKEVKAHGTRRVIEGNFHAGETVVVVDDILISGKSVMEGAGKLESAGLKVNDIVVFIDHEQGVKDRLQQNGYCSHAVLTISEITNTLYQAGRINEEQFSALAES; encoded by the coding sequence ATGAACTTTTTTGATAAATTGAATGGAAATATCTTACAAAATCAAAGCTTACTATTTGTAGGACTCGATCCAAATCCAGAGATGATGCCTGGGCGTTATGAATCTGAAGAACTCATCGCTGGTTTGGAGAAGTGGTTACAATTCATTATTGCGGAAACTTCTGATTACGTTTGTGCTTATAAACCGACACTTGGCTTTTACGAAGCTTTAGGTATTCCTGGTTTAGAACTGCTGTACAAAACTTTAGCAGCTATTCCAGCCCATATCCCAGTGATTTTAGATGCTAAACACAGTGACTTAAATACTAGTACCATCTTTGCCCAGACTGTGTTTACACAATGGCAGGTGGACGCAATCACTCTCAGTCCCTATACAGGACAAGATCACGTAGCACCTTTTTTGGTCTATCCTGATAAAGCGGTGTTTATTTTATGCTGTACTTCTAATCCAGGTGCAGAAGCTCTACAGCAATATCCTACAAAGGAATCACCCCTTTATTTACAGGTAGTAAAAGAATCAAAAACCTGGGGAACTCCAGAACAATTGGGTTTGGAAGTGGGAACTACAAATCCTGAAGTTTTAGCACTTATTCGAGCAGTTGCACCTGAACGAATTATTATGGCGCGTAGCATCTGGGCGGAGGGTAAAAACCTGAAACAAATTTTAGAAGCTGGCTTGAATAGTAATGGTGATGGTTTACTGATTCCTGTTCCTCAAGATATGTTGGGAAATATCCAATTATCAGAAGAAGTCCAGTCTTTACGTGCAGAAATAAATCAAATAAAAACTGAAATTGTTCACGAAAATTCTACTTGTTCTGTGTGGTTTCCTGATGTTTGTTTTCTAAATCAGCATCCCCACCAAGATTTGATTTTACAACTTTACGATCTTGATTGCATTATGTTTGGCAGCTTTGTCCAAGCATCAGGAGCAATATTTCCTTATTACATCGACTTACGCAAAATTATTTCCAACCCCCAAGTTTTTAATCAAGTTCTTACAGCTTATGAGGATATTTTGAAGAACCTAAATTTTGATAGATTAGCAGGTATTCCTTATGGTTCATTACCGACTGCGACTGGTTTAGCTTTGCGCCTTCACTGTCCGATGATTTTCCCGCGTAAAGAGGTGAAGGCACACGGAACTAGAAGAGTAATTGAGGGTAACTTTCATGCTGGTGAAACAGTTGTAGTGGTTGATGATATTCTCATTAGCGGCAAAAGTGTCATGGAAGGGGCAGGAAAGTTGGAATCAGCAGGATTAAAGGTTAATGATATTGTGGTATTTATCGACCATGAACAAGGGGTGAAAGATAGGTTACAGCAAAATGGTTATTGCAGTCATGCGGTTTTAACTATTTCGGAAATCACTAATACTCTCTATCAAGCAGGGCGAATAAATGAGGAGCAATTTTCAGCTTTGGCTGAAAGTTAA
- a CDS encoding AI-2E family transporter, whose product MNFSLNQLLRWLIFTLLFPIVFLNGWLAFLLVKNFQPVFTILVLATLLAFVLNYPVSILQQRRVKRSYAVALVFILALVIVVALGITLVPIVLEQFNEMVKVFPQWIDSSEEKLQSVNNWFFKHKLNVNLSQLLAKITDQLPNEIEFVSDKLLSIIIDTIDSISEALITVVLTFYLLLDGPRIWEAIFKKLPGNLAQQISQSIQQNFQNYLIGQGTLALLMGVSITLLFLGFQVQFALLFGLGVGLLSLIPFGDVVSLVLITLIIASHDFWLAVKVFAVAVVIDQLIDQAIAPRLLGKITGIRPIWVLIALLVGTNVGGVLGLLVAVPVAGFIKDVADGFSKSVNSDNLGEGEAASELLVEKSISHEL is encoded by the coding sequence ATGAATTTTTCACTGAATCAACTACTTAGATGGTTAATTTTTACGTTGTTATTTCCTATAGTATTTCTCAATGGTTGGCTGGCATTTTTGCTAGTTAAAAACTTTCAACCTGTCTTCACAATTCTTGTATTGGCTACTTTGCTTGCATTCGTTTTAAACTATCCTGTTTCGATTCTCCAACAGCGGAGAGTTAAACGCAGCTATGCAGTAGCATTAGTTTTTATATTAGCATTGGTAATTGTTGTGGCTTTGGGTATCACATTAGTACCTATTGTTTTAGAGCAATTTAATGAAATGGTTAAAGTCTTTCCCCAATGGATTGATTCTAGCGAAGAAAAACTTCAGAGTGTCAATAATTGGTTTTTCAAACACAAATTAAATGTGAATCTAAGTCAGCTATTAGCAAAAATTACTGACCAATTACCTAATGAAATAGAGTTTGTTTCCGATAAACTTTTAAGTATTATCATAGATACAATTGATAGTATCTCTGAGGCGTTAATCACAGTAGTGCTAACTTTTTACTTGTTGTTAGATGGCCCAAGAATTTGGGAGGCGATATTTAAGAAGTTACCTGGAAATCTTGCCCAGCAAATAAGCCAGTCTATTCAGCAAAATTTCCAAAATTACTTGATTGGTCAGGGAACTTTGGCTTTGCTGATGGGTGTTTCCATAACATTATTGTTTTTAGGTTTTCAAGTCCAGTTTGCTTTACTCTTTGGTTTGGGAGTTGGGCTTTTGAGCTTAATTCCCTTTGGTGATGTCGTCAGTCTTGTTTTAATAACTTTAATAATAGCCTCACATGACTTTTGGTTAGCAGTTAAGGTTTTTGCGGTAGCTGTTGTTATCGATCAGTTAATCGATCAGGCGATCGCACCACGTCTTTTAGGTAAAATTACTGGTATTAGACCAATATGGGTATTAATTGCTCTGCTTGTAGGAACCAATGTTGGTGGAGTCTTGGGTTTACTAGTTGCGGTACCTGTAGCTGGTTTTATCAAAGATGTAGCAGATGGTTTTTCTAAATCTGTTAATTCTGATAACCTGGGTGAGGGTGAAGCAGCATCAGAATTGTTGGTAGAAAAATCAATATCACATGAGTTGTAG
- a CDS encoding DUF6640 family protein, producing MIRYSKKSLSFIQQHTVPSFVGSTVDEPTNQQNRLTKFMRRISRILLSIVLVSTAVVSVAVDWNATHLFNSEWHPHAKFHDAVMLWLLSGMSIVALWLLWRRTTEPDIAYTFAMLVPVIFWSPFFFVTLVVPGTSLQADLKEPPPIIGGIPIYPNVAVATVSVILALIGYGLYRASKSETSSL from the coding sequence ATGATTAGATATAGCAAGAAAAGTCTATCGTTTATCCAGCAGCACACTGTACCTTCATTTGTGGGATCTACGGTTGATGAACCCACAAATCAACAAAACCGATTAACTAAATTTATGAGAAGAATTAGTCGTATTTTGCTTTCTATTGTTCTCGTCAGCACTGCTGTAGTTTCCGTAGCAGTCGATTGGAACGCGACTCACCTTTTTAACTCCGAATGGCATCCCCATGCTAAATTTCATGATGCAGTAATGCTGTGGTTGCTCAGTGGCATGAGTATTGTGGCGCTGTGGTTACTATGGCGACGAACAACTGAACCTGACATCGCTTATACCTTTGCCATGTTAGTACCTGTAATCTTCTGGTCGCCCTTTTTCTTTGTGACGCTAGTGGTTCCTGGAACCAGTTTGCAAGCCGATCTGAAAGAACCTCCACCAATCATAGGAGGTATTCCGATTTATCCTAACGTCGCCGTTGCAACAGTCAGCGTTATTTTGGCGTTGATTGGCTATGGTTTGTACCGCGCTTCTAAATCGGAAACGAGTAGTTTATGA
- a CDS encoding serine/threonine protein kinase: MDKLPLKQLVKNIYQELLPRLQIESVNPCDPIKVSYLPQPWRLLGRGNYAAVFYHPDCPDCVVKIYAPGRIGFEEEVEVYHRLGSHPAFSECLYAKDGFLVLKRLYGTTLYDCMHFGLLIPKQVIKDIDEALDYARSRGLHPHDVHGRNVMMYQGRGLVVDISDFLHQEACSKWNNLKKAYYWLYLPVFYPLRLRVPYFALDIVRKCYRLGTSVKTFCCQLLLRLTNIKYLKR; this comes from the coding sequence ATGGACAAATTGCCCCTAAAACAGTTAGTCAAAAACATTTATCAGGAATTACTGCCTAGATTACAGATTGAAAGTGTCAATCCCTGCGATCCAATTAAGGTAAGCTATCTTCCACAACCTTGGCGGCTGCTTGGCAGAGGAAATTACGCCGCAGTATTTTATCACCCCGATTGCCCTGACTGTGTAGTTAAGATTTATGCCCCAGGAAGGATAGGCTTTGAAGAGGAAGTAGAGGTTTACCATCGTCTAGGTTCTCATCCAGCCTTTTCTGAGTGTTTGTACGCCAAGGATGGGTTTTTAGTCTTGAAACGGCTTTATGGAACAACCCTCTACGATTGTATGCACTTTGGTTTACTAATTCCCAAGCAGGTAATAAAGGACATTGATGAAGCTCTTGACTATGCGCGAAGTCGTGGACTCCACCCTCATGATGTCCACGGGCGTAATGTCATGATGTACCAAGGCAGAGGATTAGTCGTAGATATATCAGATTTCCTGCATCAAGAAGCTTGCTCAAAGTGGAATAACCTAAAAAAGGCTTACTACTGGTTATATCTGCCCGTGTTTTACCCACTGCGACTGCGCGTACCATACTTTGCCTTAGATATCGTCCGCAAATGTTATCGCTTGGGAACTTCTGTTAAAACTTTTTGTTGTCAACTACTCTTAAGATTAACTAATATTAAGTATTTAAAACGTTAA
- a CDS encoding DUF5615 family PIN-like protein, with product MSQIRLYLDEDSVEKSLIKAFCNANLDVVTVADVSRQSYSDDEQLIWATEQGRVIYSYNRRDFCCLHNEFLATERNHAGIILLQQQRYSVGQQLQGLLKLVATRSAEEMVNQLVFLSAYIDKSS from the coding sequence GTGAGCCAAATTCGTTTGTATTTAGATGAGGACAGTGTTGAGAAGTCCCTAATCAAAGCTTTCTGTAATGCAAACTTGGATGTTGTGACAGTGGCCGATGTGAGCAGGCAGAGCTATTCTGATGATGAGCAGCTAATTTGGGCAACAGAACAAGGGCGTGTTATCTATAGCTACAACCGAAGAGACTTTTGCTGCTTACATAACGAGTTTTTAGCCACAGAAAGAAATCATGCTGGCATTATCTTGTTGCAGCAACAACGCTATTCCGTAGGGCAACAGTTACAAGGGTTGCTCAAGTTGGTTGCTACTCGTTCGGCTGAGGAGATGGTAAACCAACTAGTATTTTTGAGTGCTTATATTGATAAAAGCTCTTAA
- a CDS encoding SIMPL domain-containing protein (The SIMPL domain is named for its presence in mouse protein SIMPL (signalling molecule that associates with mouse pelle-like kinase). Bacterial member BP26, from Brucella, was shown to assemble into a channel-like structure, while YggE from E. coli has been associated with resistance to oxidative stress.) → MAGTNNLTGVRNPGLAIADPLIDSTDAKTPQILEVTGQGEVSVATTLTDVELGIKVQAKTATEVQEQVAQRSTAVVDVLQKLGAKELQTTSIQLNPVYSYENGTQTLTSFEGINTLKFELPTNQAGAAIDKAIQAGANVIQNISFTASDEVLQQARLQVLSEAVKDAKAQAQAVFSTLQLTPGQIIDIDINSDDNPRPSPLVSNLTADKVSAAASTTPIIGGSQTIEASVSLDISYSPNSAGTLASATDNLIGVRNLGLAIADPLIGSTAQILEVTGKGEVSVATTLTEVQLGIKVEGKTATEVQEQVAQRSTAVVDVLQKLGAKELQTTSIQLNPVYSYENGTQTLTSFEGLNTLQFELPTNQSGAAIDKAIQAGANVIQNISFTASDEVLQQARLQVLSEAVKDAKAQAQAVFSTLQLTPGQIIDIDINSNDNPTLSPFVSNLITDRVSTTPIIGGSQTIKASVSLDIGYSPNSGVILDLPLNGLQQIA, encoded by the coding sequence ATGGCTGGCACAAATAATCTCACAGGTGTGAGAAATCCTGGTCTTGCGATCGCCGATCCCCTCATTGATAGCACTGATGCAAAAACTCCTCAGATATTGGAAGTTACTGGTCAAGGAGAAGTCAGTGTTGCTACCACTTTAACTGATGTAGAATTGGGGATTAAAGTACAGGCAAAAACTGCAACCGAAGTTCAAGAACAAGTTGCTCAACGTTCAACAGCGGTAGTTGATGTATTGCAAAAGCTTGGGGCGAAAGAACTTCAAACTACATCTATTCAACTAAATCCTGTCTATAGCTATGAAAATGGTACTCAAACTCTCACCAGCTTTGAAGGCATCAATACGCTTAAGTTTGAGTTACCAACAAATCAAGCTGGGGCAGCAATTGACAAAGCTATTCAAGCAGGTGCAAATGTCATACAGAATATCAGCTTCACTGCCTCAGACGAAGTATTGCAGCAGGCACGCCTGCAAGTTTTGAGCGAAGCTGTTAAAGATGCTAAAGCTCAGGCTCAGGCTGTTTTTAGTACCTTGCAGTTAACCCCCGGACAGATTATTGACATTGATATTAACTCAGATGATAATCCTAGACCATCTCCATTGGTGTCTAATCTAACAGCAGATAAGGTTTCGGCAGCAGCTAGTACAACTCCTATAATTGGTGGTTCTCAGACGATAGAAGCTAGTGTTTCTCTAGATATCAGTTATTCTCCAAATTCAGCAGGGACTCTTGCTTCGGCTACTGATAATCTCATCGGTGTGAGAAATTTGGGTCTTGCGATCGCCGATCCCCTCATTGGTAGCACTGCTCAGATATTGGAAGTTACTGGTAAAGGAGAGGTCAGCGTTGCCACTACTTTAACTGAGGTGCAATTGGGGATTAAAGTAGAGGGAAAAACTGCAACCGAAGTTCAAGAACAAGTTGCTCAACGTTCAACAGCGGTAGTTGATGTACTGCAAAAGCTTGGGGCGAAAGAACTTCAAACTACATCTATTCAACTAAATCCTGTCTATAGCTATGAAAATGGTACTCAAACTCTCACCAGCTTTGAAGGCCTCAACACACTTCAGTTTGAGTTACCAACAAATCAATCTGGGGCAGCAATTGACAAAGCTATTCAAGCAGGTGCAAATGTCATACAGAATATCAGCTTCACTGCCTCAGACGAAGTATTGCAGCAGGCACGACTGCAAGTTTTGAGCGAAGCTGTTAAAGATGCTAAAGCTCAGGCTCAGGCTGTTTTTAGTACCTTGCAGTTAACTCCCGGACAGATTATTGACATTGATATTAATTCAAATGACAATCCTACACTATCTCCCTTCGTGTCTAATCTAATAACAGATAGGGTTTCTACAACTCCTATAATTGGTGGTTCTCAGACGATAAAAGCTAGTGTTTCTCTAGATATTGGTTATTCTCCAAATTCAGGAGTGATTCTCGATCTACCTCTTAATGGATTGCAGCAAATTGCTTAA
- a CDS encoding cytochrome b/b6 domain-containing protein → MTSNVSSPTRKRPTQAIGAKIFHWCNIISLFIMLTSGLQIYNANPVFGGRAGLHIPPIFTLGGWLAGGRHWHFAAMWLFSLNLLWYGIYILITRRWRHRFVGANDFKALQKTQNSQRLIYAWHRIAYTAIIPILLLALFTGIGMYKPAQFPWIVDCFGDWQALRIVHFASVPMVILFVVIHYQLGKKAGGTQLTESMF, encoded by the coding sequence ATGACTTCCAATGTTTCCTCTCCAACTCGAAAGCGACCCACTCAAGCAATAGGAGCCAAAATTTTCCACTGGTGTAACATCATTAGTCTATTTATCATGCTCACCAGTGGACTACAAATTTACAACGCCAACCCTGTTTTTGGTGGACGCGCAGGTTTGCACATTCCTCCGATATTTACTTTAGGAGGTTGGCTTGCAGGAGGTAGACACTGGCATTTTGCCGCAATGTGGCTATTCTCATTGAATCTGTTGTGGTATGGAATTTACATTTTAATTACCCGGCGCTGGCGACATCGCTTTGTCGGTGCTAATGACTTCAAAGCATTACAAAAAACTCAAAATTCCCAACGCCTAATTTATGCTTGGCATCGGATTGCTTATACAGCAATTATTCCTATTTTGCTGCTGGCATTATTTACAGGGATAGGAATGTATAAACCTGCTCAATTTCCCTGGATTGTGGATTGCTTTGGCGATTGGCAAGCATTGCGAATTGTTCACTTTGCCTCAGTACCGATGGTTATCTTATTTGTAGTAATTCACTATCAATTAGGGAAAAAAGCTGGAGGTACTCAACTAACAGAATCAATGTTTTAG